TGCGTTGGCGTTTCTATCGCTCCGGTCTCTATATCTCGCCTCTGGCTCCTTTGATCCTTGGCTTTGTCACTGGCATTTTGACGATGCTGCTAGGCGTTGGCGGCGGTTTTGTTATGGTCCCTGCCATGCTCTATCTGTTGGGCATGGGCGCACAGGTTGTTGTTGGGACCTCGCTCTATCAGATCCTGTTCGTCACCATTGCTGCAACCATGGTCCATAGTGTGACTACCAAAGCGGTCGATATCGTCCTCGCGATATTGCTGTTGCTTGGCAGCGTGACCGGCGCGCAAATCGGCGCGCGCATCGCCCAACGTCTAAAGCCGGAATATCTGAGGCTGGTTCTGGCGACGCTGGTACTGACCGTTGCGTTCCGGCTTGCCCTGGGGCTGGGATGGCAACCCGATGAGATTTATTCGGTGGTTGTGGAATGACTCTGGCGCACCGTATCCTGTTGGCTTTGGCCGGTCTGTTGTTGCTGACCGCAGCCGATGAGCCGGTTCTGGTACCCGATGTATCAGAACGCGAGATCAATATCCGCTATGGTTTCACCGGTGCGGAATTGCTGCTCTTTGGCGCCATCTCCTATCCCAACGCTGCCCGTCCCCCTGATGCGGAAACGGATATTGTTGTCGTGCTGCGCGGTCCGCCGCAGGCAATCATTGTAAGGGAGAAGCAGAAAATCGCCGGCATATGGGTCAATGCCGCCAGCACCGAATTTCGCTCGGCACCTTCCTTCTATGCGATTGCCGCGTCGCGACCGCTGGAAGACATTGTCGATGACCGCACCGCGCTGATCTATGAATTTGGTCTTGATAAGTTGCAACTCTCACCGGGGGGCACGATTGATCCGGAGGAGCAGCGTCGATTTATCGATGGCTTGGTCGACCTGAACACGCGCAACCAGCTATTTGATGAACGCAATAATGGCGTCACCATTGAAAAAGGGCTGCTTTATCAGGCGCGGCTCGAAATCCCGTCAACTGTGGTTGAAGGTACATATGAGGCAGAGACATTTCTGGTGCAGGATGGTGTTGTGGTGGCAGCGGAAATCCGCGAAATTGAAATCGGCAAAGTCGGTTTTGAGCGCGCCGTAGGTGTTGTTGCCGAGGATTATAGCTGGGCCTATGGCCTTGCGGCTGTCATCATTTCCCTGCTCTTTGGCTGGGCAGCAGGGCTTATCTTCCAGCGCATATGATCCTTCGATACCATGCTCTATTTCGTGCCAAAATGACCGGTAAAATCTTTATTTACCATATGCCGCTAAACCCGTCTGCCTGATAGTCTATGACACAGGATGATTTATGGCCGATATGGGGCAACATAGTTTTGGGAAATTCCAGCCCGCGTCACCGCGGGACCTTCCCAGAGAGCTGAGACAATCGCGCGCCATTGAGGAACTGGTCATTGGCGAGGTCATCGAGATTAACGGCTCGGGCAGTCAGGTTCTGATCGATTCTTCGCGGCTGGAAGCTCTGACTGATGATCCTGACCCGAGTATCTCCATGGCGGGTCAGGTCGGCAGTCAGGTAAAAATCCGTCTTGGCAATCGTTGGTTGCTCGCCAGTGTTCGCACTCAGCGCATGCACCAGCGTGAGGCTGGACTTATCGTCGCCCAGATCGACTTTCTCGGTGAAGGCGATGAGGAAAAGCTGACCGGTAAAATCTATAATTTTCGTCGCGGCGTAACGCGCTATCCGGTTCCAGGCACGAAAATCTATGCCGCCACCAGCCATGACCTGAAACAGGTCTATGCCTCGGATGGCCGCGCCAATATCGAGATTGGCACCGTCTACCCGACCAACGATACCCGCGGCGCGCTCTATGTCGATGCCATGCTGGGCAAGCATTTCGCGCTTCTGGGGTCAACCGGTACCGGTAAATCCACCTCGGCGGCGCTGATTTTGCACCGCATCTGCGATCTGGCGCCCGAGGGTCATATTGTGATGATCGACCCGCATGGCGAGTATTCCGCCGCCTTTTCTACCAATGGCGCGCTTTACGATGTCAGCAATCTGGCGATGCCCTATTGGTTGATGAATTTTGAAGAGCATTGCGAGGTGTTCGTCACCTCTGAAGGGCAGGACCGGCAGACCGACAGCGATATTCTTGCCCGTGCCCTGCTCGCCGCGCGCGCCAAGAACCGTATTGCCGAGTCGATCAGCAAGCTGACGGTGGATTCCCCCGTCCCTTATATGCTGTCCGATCTGCTTGCGAATATTCAGGACGCCATGGGCAAGCTCGACAAGTCGCACAGCACAGCGCCTTATATGCGCCTCAAAGGCAAGATTGAGGAGATCAAGGCCGATCCGCGCTATGCCTTCATGTTCTCCGGCATGTTGGTGGGCGACACCATGGCGAGCTTTATCTCCAAGATTTTCCGCCTGCCGAGCGAGAATAAACCGATTTCGATTATCGATGTGTCGGGTGTTCCGTCCGACATAACCTCGACAGTCGTTGCCGTGCTGTCACGGCTGGTGTTCGATTATGCGATCTGGAGCCGCAATGAGCCGCAGCGTCCCGTGCTGCTGGTCTGTGAAGAGGCGCACCGCTATATTCCGGCCAGCGATGTCGAGAAGAGCGTGGTGCGTGATGTGCTGTCGCGTATCGCCAAGGAAGGCCGTAAATATGGCGTCTCGCTCGGCCTGATTACCCAGCGCCCGTCTGACCTAGCCGAGGGGGTGCTGTCACAATGCGGCACCATCATTTCGATGCGCCTAAACAATGAGCGCGACCAAGGCTATGTGAAGGCCGCCATGCCCGAGGGTGCGCGCGGTTTTCTCGATTCCATCCCGGCGCTGCGCAACCGCGAATGTATTATTTGCGGCGAGGGTGTGGCGATTCCGATCCGCGTATCCTTCGACAATCTGGAAGAAGAACGCCGCCCTGCCTCGGATGACCCCAGCTTCAGCGAATTGTGGAACCAGACCGGCCAGGAAGAAGAGATTCTGGAACGCGTAATCGGCCGCTGGCGCAATCAGGGGCGTTAGAACACCGACCTGTCTCACCGTTCGCGTCGAGCGAAGTCGAGACGCTTCGCGCAACGATAGCTGTCTCTCGACTTCGCTCGAGACGAACGGATAGTGGCTCGTTGCTCAAGTGCCTCTTGTATCACCAAATAGGTGAATATGCTGCCTGTCGCTAAACGAAAAACCATGCTTGATGGCTAGCGGCGCGAGCCATTCGCCGCGCACATGCAGAGTGACGCTGTCTGTGCCTTCGGGCATCAGATAGATGCGCTCTTTCGGGATATTGTATTGTTCTTGTAGTGCCAGCACTTCGTCCAGATCGCCAGGCTCGGCAATCACAAATTTGAAGAACGCGCGCTTGTCGGTTGCATAAAAGCTGAGTTGCTCATCCACCAGCGCCAGCTCTGCCGGGTTGCCGCTATGCGTCAGCTTGGGGCTGACATTGAACTGGTCAATACGGATATCGAGCCGCGGCGGTACCGGGGTGGTGCCGTTGGTCTCTATCTCCACCGTCATCAGATCAAGCGCTTCGAGCAATTCGGCCAGCGCCGGTGCCTGTAGAAGCGGTTCGCCGCCGGTGACCACCAGCCGGTTCATGCCAAGGGCGGAAATTTGCTCGGCCACAGCGGCGACATCCATTGTCACCTGATTGGCCTTGCGGTCAAAGGTTTTGCCATCCCGATGAGGCCTGTCATCGTCGTCAAAATGCCAAGTATAGGCGGTGTCGCACCATGTGCAGGCGAGGTTGCAGCGTGAAAGGCGGACAAAGGCGACCGGCTTGCCCATGCTCGGCCCCTCGCCTTGAATCGAAGCGAAGATCTCCGCTTCGCCGGGCTCAGTGGTGGCAAGGGTAAGCTGCGGCATAACCGTTAACCGAGCCGCGCCAATGCTGCTGTCAGCCGCTCCGCCTCGGCGGATTTTTCGGCATGGTCCGCGCGCGCTTTTTCCACCGCTTCGGGCTTGGCGCGTTCGACGAAATTGGCATTGCCCAGACGGCCTTCGAGCGATTTTGCTTCTTTGCTGACGGCTTCCAGTGCTTTGGAAAGCCGCGATTTTTCGGCTTCAATATCAATCACACCTTCGAGCGGCACGGTGATGGTTTCCCCTTCGACCACCAGCTGCATCGAAGCCCCCGTAGGCGCCTCGCCAAATTGTGCAGCGCCGATACGCGCAACACGCTCCAGCGTCGATTGCAGCGCAGTGACGCGCGGTTCCAGGCTGGTCGGGAACCAGCAATCCAGCTTGGCACCGGGCGCGATGCCCAGCTCATTCTTGGCACTGCGCATGGCGGTGGTGAAGCCGATAATCCAGTCAATCTCGCCCTTGGCGTCCGCGTCAATGGCGGCGCGTGGGCTGGGCCATTTGGCGGTGATCAGATCATAGCCGCGTAGCGCATCGTCCGAGGCCATGGCATGCCACAGCTCTTCGGTGATAAACGGCATAAACGGATGCAGCATCACGAAAATCTGGTCGAGCACCCATCCCGCGACCGCGCGGGTCTCATCGGCATCTGCACCGCCTTCGCCCTGTAGCAGCGGCTTGATCAGCTCAAGATACCAGTCGCAAAAGCGGCTCCAGGTGAATTGGTAAATGGTGTTGGCCGCGGCATCGAAGCGCAGATCGGCAAGCGCCTTGTCGAGCGTTTGCAGCGTTTCCACCACCTCGCCGATAATCCAGCGATTGACCGGCAAGGTCGCTTGCGGAGCGGCCAAACTGGTGCTGGCGGCAATGCCATTGCTTTGGCAGAAGCGCGCCGCATTCCACAGCTTGGTGGCGAAGTTGCGATAACCCTCGACCCGCTTCTCATCCATTTTGATATCGCGGCCCTGGCTTTCCATCGCCGCCATGAAAAAGCGCAGCGCATCGGCGCCATATTGCTCGATCAGGCCGAGCGGATCGACGGTATTGCCCTTGGACTTGGACATTTTGCTGCCATCGGCGGCGCGCACCAGCCCATGCAGATAGAGCCGCCGCCAGGGAACCTCGCCCATAAATTGAATGCCCTGCATCGCCATCCGCGCATCCCAGAAGAACAGGATATCAAAACCGGAGATCAACAGGTCATTGGGGTAATGGCGTTTCAGGTCGGTGGTTTCTTCGGGCCAACCTATTGTGGCGAAGGGCCAGAGGGCGGACGAGAACCAGGTATCGAGAACATCCTCATCGCGATAGAGTGTGAGTGGACCACCGCTTAGAGGGGTAATGGAAGATACAACAGCTTCTTTGAGGGTGTCGGCAAAAGCGATCTCATCTGCCGGTATGCCATATAGTTCCGCGGCTGCTTGTCGGACCTCGTCTTCACTTTCTGCAACAAAAACGTGAGGATTCTCAAAGAATACTCTTTCCTCATCTGGGTGGAGATGCCCCATCTTCCAGCGTGCCTCCCGGTCTTCTGGGTTAGGCCCATACCAAACCGGGATTCGATGGCCCCACCAGAGCTGGCGCGAGATGCACCAAGGCTGGATATTCTCCATCCAGTTGAAATATGTCTTCTCCCAGCTTTTGGGCACAATCTCAATGCTGCCATCACGCACCGCCTTGATTGCGGGCTGCGCTAAAGTCTCGGCATCAACATACCACTGATCGGTCAGCCAGGGCTCGATCACCACATTCGAGCGATCACCCAGCGGCGTCATGATTTTGCGCGGCTCGGCGTCTTGCTCAATCTCCTCACCTTTTTTGGTCTTGGCGATATGCGGGATCAGCAGGCCCTGTTCTTTCAGCATCGCCACCACCGCCTTGCGCGCATCAAAGCGGTCCATGCCGATCAGCTCTTCGGGCACCAGCCCATCGGCGGTGTTCACCACATTGGCATCGCCATCGAGCATATTGAGCATATCAGCGGGCTTGATCCCGGCACGTTTGCCGACTTCAAAGTCATTAAAGTCATGCCCCGGCGTGATCTTCACCGCGCCTGAACCCAGTTCCGGATCGGCATGCTCATCGGCGACAATCGGGATCACGCGCCCGGTGATTGGCAACACCACCCTGGCCCCGTTCTCGATCAGCGCGGCATAGCGTTCGTCCGACGGATGCACCGCCGCCGCCATATCGGCGAGCATGGTTTCGGGCCGGGTGGTGGCGACGACAATATGGTCTTTGCCATCCGCCGTCGTCGCACCATCAGCCAGCGGATAGCGGAAATGCCAGAAATGGCCATTCTGCTCGACATTCTCGACTTCCAGATCGCTGATCGCGGTTTTCAGCTTCGGGTCCCAATTGACCAGTCTTTTGTCGCGATATATTAGCCCCTGATTATAGAGATCGACAAACACCTTGGTGACGGCGCGGGTAAAGCCCTCATCCATGGTGAAGCGCTCATTCGACCAGTCCATCGAGCAGCCGAGACGCCGCAACTGGCGAGTAATGGTGCCACCGCTCTCGGCCTTCCATTCCCACACCTTGTCGACAAATTCCTCGCGGGTGAAATCGGTGCGCTTCTTCTGCTCTTCAGCAAGCTGGCGCTCGACCACCATCTGTGTCGCGATCCCGGCATGATCGGTACCGACGACCCACAGCGCATCCTTGCCCTTCAATCGCTCATGCCGGATGATGATGTCCTGCAAGGTATTGTCGAGCGCATGGCCAATATGCAGCGAACCGGTGACATTGGGTGGCGGATTGACGATGGTAAACGGTTCGGCATCATCGCGCGCTGGCCGGAACTGGCCCGTTTCTTCCCAATGGGCATACCAACGCTGCTCAATCGCAGCGGGGTCAAATGTCGTGTCGAGTGTCATGCCATGCCTTTGGCATTGGTTTAGTTGGGAAACAACACCCTAAGCCAGAATCGCGTCAATCTCGGCATTGGCGCGGGCGCGCAGCTGTTGCTTGCATGCGGCGAAGCCGGGCTGGGCGTTGAGTGTTTGTGCCTGCGCGACTGCTGTTTCGATCAGCTTTGCGGTATCGCAGAGTTCATCCGCCAGCCCCGCCAGAATCGCCTGTTCCGGGGCCAAGAGTTCCGAAGACAGCGCAAGCCGCCTGCGCCAGACCGGGTCCATCCAATAGTCGAGTATGATTTGCGGTACGGGCGGGAAGGGCAGGCCCGCCTTGGCCTCGGGCAGGCCGATCTTGTAATCGCCTTTCGCGGCGACGATCCAGTCGCTGGCCAGCGCCATAATGCCACCGGCACCGATGCAATTGCCGTTGACCGCTGCGACCAGTGAACAGGGCAGACGGTGCAGTGCGGCGCAATAACTGTTGATCGCGGCGACAGCGCGTTTGACGCCCGCTTCATCCAGTGATGCCGCGACTTTGGTGTTCATACCGCAGGTAAAATGCTCGCCTGCACCGGTGAGTACAACGCCGCCTTTGGGTGGGTCTTTCACGAGCTGCTCGAACACCTTTGTGCCTTCCTCAAGCAGTTCTGGCAGCAATGTGTTGCGGTCCGGATTGTTGAGGGTGACGACGACGGTATCGCCATGGCTGCTGGTCGGGAAGTAGCTCATTCGCTTGTCGCTTCCGGTTTCAGCCAGCGATCAACCCAGTCGAACACTTCCTGATGCCAACGCACACTATTGGCACCTTTCAATATCCAGTGATTCTCATCGGGAAAGACCAGCAGACGCGACGGGATTTTCTTCTCCTGCAATACGGTGAACGCCATGAGCGATTGACCGTATGGGACGCGGAAATCCTTTTCGCCATGGATCACCAGTGTCGGCGTCTGCCAGTTGGCGACATGGTTTGCGGGGTTCCATTTCTCATACAGGTCGCGCTGTTCCTCATAGCTGCCGCCAAAATCCCAGCGCGGGAACCAAAGCTCCTCGGTGGCATAATAGAAGCTGCGCATATCGAACAGGCCGGCATGGTTGACGATGCATTTGAAACCATCATTCCACTGGCCGGAAATCCAGTTCATCATATAGCCGCCATAGCTGGCACCGAGCGCGCAGCCATTTTTGGTGTCGATTTGAGGGTCGATCTCCGGCAGCGCGGCAAGGCCGAGTTTCAGGTCAGTGAGCGGTTTGCCGCCCCAGTCCTGATTGATCGCATCCATAAAGTCCTGCCCGTAACCCGATGAGCCATGGAAATCGATGGTGACCACGGCATAGCCCTGTGCTGCCATAACCTTGGGGTTCCAGCGGGTCGACCAGCTATCGCCAAAAGAACCTTGCGGCCCGCCATGGACGAGGAACAGCATTGGCAGCTCGGCCTCTTGGCTCTCCGGCTTGATGATCTGCCCATGCACCGTGTCGCCATTGGCTCCGGCGAAGGAGAAGCGGCGGACACTGACAGGGTCAATATTCGCCAAGCGTTCGGCATTGGCCTTGGTTATATTGCTGGGCTCCTCGCCGATTTGCTGCGTATAGATATCGGTCGGGCTTTGCAGCGAATTCATGGTGTAAACATAGCCGCCATCTACAGGTACGACATTGCTCACATTGCCCTTGCCAGTAACACGCGTCACGTCGCCGCTGTCGGCATTGACGCGAAAGGCCGGATGATCGAGCACATCCTGCGCGGTGACAACCAGGTTTTCCCCGTCTGCTTCCCATGCAATTGAGCCGACCGAGCGGTCCCAATTCTTGGTAAGCGCGGTGCGCGTTTGCTTGTCGATATCGAGCACGGTGAGTACTAGCCGGTCGCTCTCATAGCCGGGGCGCGCCATGGCGGCATAGGCGATGCGATTGCCATCGTGCGAGAAAGCCGGGAGCGTATCAGTGGCGTCATTATCGGCGGTGATATTGACCGTCGGTCCCTTGCCATTGGCTGCGGCGAGATAGATATCGGTATCGGTTGATCCCGGCTCATCGGCGTCGGCAACGCGCATGGTGAAAGCGATGGTTGAGCTATCAGGCGACCAAGCGATTTCCTCGCCACCGCCAAAAGGCTTGGTCGGGCTGTCGCCTTTCAGGCCCTTCATAATATCGACACCGCTATCCGGGATGATCGTGCCATCCTCGCCGATGGAATAGACAAAGATGCGCGAATATTCGCCCGGGACTTCCCAGCTCGACCAGTGGCGGACAAATTGCTGATCATAGGCGCGGCCGGTGTCTTTGGCGGCGCTGTCGGGCTGCGGGTTCTCGGGCCGATTGCCGCGGGCAATATCGGTCCAAAGCGCGACCTTGGTGCCATCGGGCGAGACCGCAAAGCCGGAAACATCCAGCGCAAGATCGGAGACCTGCTGCGGGGTGGCGCTAGGATTTGTGATGCGCCAGATTTGTTCGCTGCCGCTCTTGTCGCTCAGAAAGTACAGATATTTGCGGAAGAGTTCGTCGCGCATATCCGGGTTGCGGGCAAATTGTGGACTATGCTCACTCGCATCATCCAGATCGGCGACTGGCTTGGGCTCTTTGGTGGAGGTACCGGAGCCTGAAACAGGCGCGATGTAATAGAGACCCGTGCGGCGCTCATAGCTGTCCGGATCGGTGGACGTAATGCTGTATACAACGGTCTGTTCGTCCTCATAGACCGTAGGCGCACCCACGCGATCCAGCGTGGCAAGGTCCTGCGGCGAAAGCGGCTCGGCAAGCGCCGGAGCGGTGACGGTGAGAGAAAGGGCGATGGCCGCGCTGGCGGCGGTGAGATGCAGCTTTTTCATAGCGCCGCACGCTAGCAAAACTGCTGATGAAAAAAAGGAGAATCTAGTATGTGCCGGGTCAGCCGCGCTTGCCGGTGATGCGGGCAATTTCCTTTGCCACCAGCTCTTCGACCATAGTCGGCAGGTTATCGTCGAGCCATTGCTGCAACATCGGGCGCAGCAATTCGCGCACCATGCCTTCGATCGAAGTCTCTCCCGAGCGCACAATTTGCGGGGCCTTGCCGGGTTCAGAAAGCGTAGAAAGCGCCGCCAGTGATTCACGCACCGCCTCCCCCGAAGCGGGATTGACCAAGGGCTCGTCGGTCTGCTCTTCGACGGTTTCTGTCAGTTCGAGCACAGTCTCTTCGGCACCTTGAGGCTTGGCCGCTTTCTTCTTAGTGCGTTTCGGTTTGGTCAGCGCAGCATCGTCCTCGGCCATCACCTTTTTGATGGAGGCCAATATATCCTCGACACTGGGTTCGGGTTCTTGCTGCGCCATGGATCACCTTTTTGCTTCAAGCACAGCCTATAGCCTCTGCGTTCCTTGTGGTGCAAGGGCATCGCACATGCCGATAGCTCGTCAATGGATGAAATGCTTATTTGTCTATTGGACCATAGGTGACGGTCTGTGCCGGGGTTTCATCGGTGCGCGTAGCCTCGGCCGTTGGGTCCGGGTCGGTGGCAAAGTCGTTCAATTTGCCGCGCACGCGATCATAATTGACTTCAGGGTCATAAAGAACCCCGCCATCTAGGCCTAGATCACGCGCTTCTGCTCGACCCATGGCGGCCAGCAAGGTGAAACCGGCAACATAGGCATTGCGCCGTGCGACCACCAATTGCGCCTGCGCGTTGACCAGTTCCTGCTCGGCATTGAGGATATCGAGAATGGTGCGATTGCCGACACTGTTTTCCGCGCGCACGCCTTCGAGCGAGAGTGCATTGGCATCCACCGCGCGTTGCGCTGACTCAATCACCTGCAATGAGGCCTGCCAGCTGGCATAGGCGGCGCGGGTCTGGGCGATAATA
The sequence above is drawn from the Parasphingorhabdus sp. SCSIO 66989 genome and encodes:
- a CDS encoding ATP-binding protein, whose protein sequence is MADMGQHSFGKFQPASPRDLPRELRQSRAIEELVIGEVIEINGSGSQVLIDSSRLEALTDDPDPSISMAGQVGSQVKIRLGNRWLLASVRTQRMHQREAGLIVAQIDFLGEGDEEKLTGKIYNFRRGVTRYPVPGTKIYAATSHDLKQVYASDGRANIEIGTVYPTNDTRGALYVDAMLGKHFALLGSTGTGKSTSAALILHRICDLAPEGHIVMIDPHGEYSAAFSTNGALYDVSNLAMPYWLMNFEEHCEVFVTSEGQDRQTDSDILARALLAARAKNRIAESISKLTVDSPVPYMLSDLLANIQDAMGKLDKSHSTAPYMRLKGKIEEIKADPRYAFMFSGMLVGDTMASFISKIFRLPSENKPISIIDVSGVPSDITSTVVAVLSRLVFDYAIWSRNEPQRPVLLVCEEAHRYIPASDVEKSVVRDVLSRIAKEGRKYGVSLGLITQRPSDLAEGVLSQCGTIISMRLNNERDQGYVKAAMPEGARGFLDSIPALRNRECIICGEGVAIPIRVSFDNLEEERRPASDDPSFSELWNQTGQEEEILERVIGRWRNQGR
- a CDS encoding enoyl-CoA hydratase/isomerase family protein; its protein translation is MSYFPTSSHGDTVVVTLNNPDRNTLLPELLEEGTKVFEQLVKDPPKGGVVLTGAGEHFTCGMNTKVAASLDEAGVKRAVAAINSYCAALHRLPCSLVAAVNGNCIGAGGIMALASDWIVAAKGDYKIGLPEAKAGLPFPPVPQIILDYWMDPVWRRRLALSSELLAPEQAILAGLADELCDTAKLIETAVAQAQTLNAQPGFAACKQQLRARANAEIDAILA
- a CDS encoding S9 family peptidase; this translates as MKKLHLTAASAAIALSLTVTAPALAEPLSPQDLATLDRVGAPTVYEDEQTVVYSITSTDPDSYERRTGLYYIAPVSGSGTSTKEPKPVADLDDASEHSPQFARNPDMRDELFRKYLYFLSDKSGSEQIWRITNPSATPQQVSDLALDVSGFAVSPDGTKVALWTDIARGNRPENPQPDSAAKDTGRAYDQQFVRHWSSWEVPGEYSRIFVYSIGEDGTIIPDSGVDIMKGLKGDSPTKPFGGGEEIAWSPDSSTIAFTMRVADADEPGSTDTDIYLAAANGKGPTVNITADNDATDTLPAFSHDGNRIAYAAMARPGYESDRLVLTVLDIDKQTRTALTKNWDRSVGSIAWEADGENLVVTAQDVLDHPAFRVNADSGDVTRVTGKGNVSNVVPVDGGYVYTMNSLQSPTDIYTQQIGEEPSNITKANAERLANIDPVSVRRFSFAGANGDTVHGQIIKPESQEAELPMLFLVHGGPQGSFGDSWSTRWNPKVMAAQGYAVVTIDFHGSSGYGQDFMDAINQDWGGKPLTDLKLGLAALPEIDPQIDTKNGCALGASYGGYMMNWISGQWNDGFKCIVNHAGLFDMRSFYYATEELWFPRWDFGGSYEEQRDLYEKWNPANHVANWQTPTLVIHGEKDFRVPYGQSLMAFTVLQEKKIPSRLLVFPDENHWILKGANSVRWHQEVFDWVDRWLKPEATSE
- a CDS encoding valine--tRNA ligase encodes the protein MTLDTTFDPAAIEQRWYAHWEETGQFRPARDDAEPFTIVNPPPNVTGSLHIGHALDNTLQDIIIRHERLKGKDALWVVGTDHAGIATQMVVERQLAEEQKKRTDFTREEFVDKVWEWKAESGGTITRQLRRLGCSMDWSNERFTMDEGFTRAVTKVFVDLYNQGLIYRDKRLVNWDPKLKTAISDLEVENVEQNGHFWHFRYPLADGATTADGKDHIVVATTRPETMLADMAAAVHPSDERYAALIENGARVVLPITGRVIPIVADEHADPELGSGAVKITPGHDFNDFEVGKRAGIKPADMLNMLDGDANVVNTADGLVPEELIGMDRFDARKAVVAMLKEQGLLIPHIAKTKKGEEIEQDAEPRKIMTPLGDRSNVVIEPWLTDQWYVDAETLAQPAIKAVRDGSIEIVPKSWEKTYFNWMENIQPWCISRQLWWGHRIPVWYGPNPEDREARWKMGHLHPDEERVFFENPHVFVAESEDEVRQAAAELYGIPADEIAFADTLKEAVVSSITPLSGGPLTLYRDEDVLDTWFSSALWPFATIGWPEETTDLKRHYPNDLLISGFDILFFWDARMAMQGIQFMGEVPWRRLYLHGLVRAADGSKMSKSKGNTVDPLGLIEQYGADALRFFMAAMESQGRDIKMDEKRVEGYRNFATKLWNAARFCQSNGIAASTSLAAPQATLPVNRWIIGEVVETLQTLDKALADLRFDAAANTIYQFTWSRFCDWYLELIKPLLQGEGGADADETRAVAGWVLDQIFVMLHPFMPFITEELWHAMASDDALRGYDLITAKWPSPRAAIDADAKGEIDWIIGFTTAMRSAKNELGIAPGAKLDCWFPTSLEPRVTALQSTLERVARIGAAQFGEAPTGASMQLVVEGETITVPLEGVIDIEAEKSRLSKALEAVSKEAKSLEGRLGNANFVERAKPEAVEKARADHAEKSAEAERLTAALARLG
- a CDS encoding TIGR02186 family protein; translated protein: MTLAHRILLALAGLLLLTAADEPVLVPDVSEREINIRYGFTGAELLLFGAISYPNAARPPDAETDIVVVLRGPPQAIIVREKQKIAGIWVNAASTEFRSAPSFYAIAASRPLEDIVDDRTALIYEFGLDKLQLSPGGTIDPEEQRRFIDGLVDLNTRNQLFDERNNGVTIEKGLLYQARLEIPSTVVEGTYEAETFLVQDGVVVAAEIREIEIGKVGFERAVGVVAEDYSWAYGLAAVIISLLFGWAAGLIFQRI
- a CDS encoding 7-carboxy-7-deazaguanine synthase QueE; its protein translation is MPQLTLATTEPGEAEIFASIQGEGPSMGKPVAFVRLSRCNLACTWCDTAYTWHFDDDDRPHRDGKTFDRKANQVTMDVAAVAEQISALGMNRLVVTGGEPLLQAPALAELLEALDLMTVEIETNGTTPVPPRLDIRIDQFNVSPKLTHSGNPAELALVDEQLSFYATDKRAFFKFVIAEPGDLDEVLALQEQYNIPKERIYLMPEGTDSVTLHVRGEWLAPLAIKHGFSFSDRQHIHLFGDTRGT
- a CDS encoding DUF2497 domain-containing protein encodes the protein MAQQEPEPSVEDILASIKKVMAEDDAALTKPKRTKKKAAKPQGAEETVLELTETVEEQTDEPLVNPASGEAVRESLAALSTLSEPGKAPQIVRSGETSIEGMVRELLRPMLQQWLDDNLPTMVEELVAKEIARITGKRG